In Dunckerocampus dactyliophorus isolate RoL2022-P2 chromosome 21, RoL_Ddac_1.1, whole genome shotgun sequence, the sequence TCATGTCCAAGAGCTGCTGACGAAAGTGAAAGGTGGTGCATTTAACACATCTAAGGTGAGCGCAGAATTGGAAGTCTTTCCCTTCGGGGTGTAACGCTACACTATATTCACGGCTCATCTCGGCTTTATACGAGGGAGACAAAAATACAAGACATGAAACTcaacaaaatgttaattttttagAAATACGACCAATATTCACATAGATATATTAGTACTAATATTAGACCATGTTTTCAGCAAATAGTACATCTCTACCactacacaagctgtacactgactcctctaaagtgtcatttctatagtattgtatCTTGGGAAGATGTACTGGAATAAAAGAActaatgcttgctgaaatgtgaggggcgtTGTTGCTTTTTTACAGGCTGATGTTTGATGGCTTTCATTCTGTGTGACAGGGTTTGTCCTTTTTGGATCTCCGCTATCACCTGCTGCTCTTCTACCTCCAAGATCTCACTCACCTGATCAGCATCAAGACGGAAGGTGGCAAAATAAAGGAGAGTGAAGCCTTAAACCGACTGGTCACCATCAGGACGGTAAGAAACTGGTATCGGCGGCAGTAGCGGTGCTAGCTTCAATGACAGCCTTGTGATTGGttagggtttgtttttttaaatcccatCCATACCATCATTTGGTATAAAGTGAAAACAATCTTAAATGtctttaaaattagcatcataacgcATCATCTGTTTGCGAACCTTTTTAAGGCTTATTCCAACGTGTTGtaaagcataaaaaataaaaatgagcatGTACATTGTTTTTATCATCGGCAAAAGTAAGTGCACAAGTGTGACATAACGGACGTGATTGGGCAGCTGTCATGTCCCTTAAATATTCCCGACCAATACGGGGttgaatatatatttctatatttttcatattctcatatttctaaaatatactttgaaAGCAAACATTGGTCTCTCTGTATAATCTGTTCTTGTTTTTAAGGTCCTGGAGAAGATGCGACCTCTTGACCACAAACTGAAGTACCAAATTGATAAACTGGTGCGCACAGCTGTCACTGGCAGTTTGGGTAAGACAGTTTGGATTTTCTGGGAAAATACTGACCTGTTGTTCGTCAGTTAACCTGTTTGCTTTCAATTTCAGCTGAAAACGACCCGCTGCAGCTTCGTCCCAATCCGGAGAATCTTATGAGCAAAGTACGCCGccttttgcatgtatttatgtattgaaaggtgaaaggtgtctgtgacgtcatattattcaaTGAAACAGCTGAGTGACTCCGAGTCtgaagatgaggaggagaaCAAGGTGTCAGAGAAAAAAGCAGCCCGCGCCACTGACAGGAAATATCTTCCACCCAAAATCGCTGCAGTGCATTATGGTAATCTGGGGTTATCTTTATGGGTCAGCTGCACTTTGTGCCTCTTAAGGAAAAGGGCCTTAATTGCAGTCGTTGTCCACTAGATGGCGACATGACTGAAGCGGACAAGCAGAAAGCTCAGGTGGAGCGGCAGAAACGGGCAGCGCTGAGAAGTTCTGTCATCCAGGAGCTGAGGCAGCAGTACAGCGACGCTCCCGAGGAGATCCGGGAAAGACGTGACTTCCAGAGTGAGCGCGAAAGCCGCGAGGAGCTCCACAggtgtgtttgtatttgtgtcTACGTGTAACACTACGCGTACCATAGAACCCCACTATCACATATATTTGCAGTTTGCAGGGAACCGTGAATCGTAATTCCTGTGTTTCCGGTTAGTCATTGAGTAATATGACGTTATAAACACCACAGGAAAACCTACGAGGAGTCCATGATGGTCCGTCTCAACGTTCCCAAGCGAgagaaaaactccaaaaagagAAGACTGATGGCCATGTCCGGTCAGCTGAGCGGCATCACTCACTTTGGTGACATCACAGCGCTGACTGGCGGCGAGGGCGGCCAGGTGAGGTCATGCTTGTTTACTGCTTTTGAGCAAGCCAGCGAAACTGGATAAAACTATCTTGCCATTGCATCAGAGTGTGTTCCATCATTCCATTTTCGATACCAGTTGTCCTCATTGgggggtcacgggtaagctggaccATTATGCACCCTAACATCTTTTTCCTTCCACAATAAACTATGGGAAGGGCGTCACCCACAGGCCCACGTCTGTCCTGCACGAGGCGAGTGTGGGTTACGTTCCCCACGCGCTGACTCTTAACACTTGGTGTTTGTTGTTGGTGCAGGATGGCGATAACCTTCGgcccaagaaaaagaagaagctcATGAAGAAGAACACCAAAAGAAAAGGTGAGGATTTGAAAAGCATTTGAGAAAAAGCCACTTTTTAAATCTAAAGACTGTTTTCCCTTGTGCTTCTCTGTAGCCTTCAAGAAGCACAGATAAACCATCATGGAGGCGTCATCATTCTGGTTAATACAGCACATTTACCATCTCTACATAGAACACTTTTGCTGGATACCTTCTTGAAGAGCTGATGCTTTTGTCATCTTTTGCTCAGATTTCATGAgtgatgacctttttttttttttttttttaataaatttgataaaaatgtgttgtgtgtgtgcgttgctTTTTTTGCACCATGAAGTGGCGCTACCAGCAGAGTTAGCCATGTGAGCCATCCCACTGGCATACATACCTGATACTGGAACCAGAGGTGCCTCAGATTTGCACCTGCACTCGTGCAGAAGAtgagtccccgcagctgtgtatcattcttcagTCCAGTTCCTACTTCTACTTTATACTTCTACCTTCTTCCCTTTTTTCTCGACAAAAGAAATACATCCAATGCTACCATTTGCTCTGCCAGCAGAGTTAGCCTGCTTGCAAATAATCGTATTATATTGATAATGATAGGTGCTGGACCTGGAGAAACAGCAAGGAAGCCATTTGTCTTTCTagacaaaacaaatacatgaaatgGGGGATGACCATTCTTTCAAATAAATTTGTTAAAAATGAATTGAGTTTTTTGCTTTCGCCACTGACCCCATCGATCGCCAACTACCTACCACCTGTGAGCGACCCTGACCAGGCATTGAACGCTGATCCCTTGCATACAATCGATACAATACCTTGAATTTTTGATTGCTGATTAGGTCAGCAGGTAGCATGGCAAATTCATGCGTGTGCGCAAAAGTGTCCAGTAAGAGAGAAACATGCAAGGCCAAAAGCAAGTGACACAGATACAGAGAGTAGACAAGTCTGCTCTGGTCACACTAGCGTAACGTAGGCAAGAAAGGCCTacctgtatatgtactgtaactATATCTAACAGGAGGTATTTACTGTATCTACTTATTCCGCCATGTGGACAGGGTCTAAATGGTGTAGCAGCATGTATGCCTTTTAAGTGTATCCGACCCCACAGTATCAGATATGCATGCCAGTGGGAAAGCTCACGTGGGTAAGTCTGCTGGTGCAAGGGGACTGAGGTCCAAAGCCTGACAAACAGGTCCAGCGCCTATGGTACtcatcactttaaaaaaaaaaggaaagtctTCATGAGCTAGTTGGCTCAGCTGGTAGCATGGAGGTTTATGGAGCGGACGGTTGGGGTTCGGGTCCCCATCAAataaagtgttgtttttggttctGTCGAAAAAGACACGCCCCCTAGCTGTTTCGCCTGGTACTGCATCAATTGTGGTCATCACcttcaaaaaaaaacatgagtgaTTGTGAGCGGATTAGCTCAATTGGTAGCGCTGCAGATTAACGGCGCAGGGGTTGAGGGTTCGAGTCCCTCAGGTTCGCACGCAAATGACAAGCAACGGAGATGATGAGATTCAACGGAGTAACGGCGATGGCTGGAATGCAAGGAATGGGACACTTCAAGGTGGGGGAAGTGCAGGAAGGGGAGGGGCAGGAAGAGAAGAACACTTGATTGTAACCTTTAATTTGaaggaaattaaataaaagtaacttCTTTTTCCCTCTTCTCCTTCCCCCGTTCCTACGGTAACCCCCCCCTTTCCAGGGGGCTCTGGTAACTCGTTCCTTACATTCCGGGAATCTCCGTTGCTTGTCATTTGCGTGCGAACCTGAGGGACTCGAACCCTCAACCCCTGCGCCGTTAATCTGCAGCGCTACCAACTGAGCTAATCCGCTCACAAtcactcatgtttttttttgaagGTGATGACCACAATTGATGCAGTACCAGGCGAAACAGCTAGGGGGCGTGTCTTTTTCGACagaaccaaaaacaacactttatTTGATGGGGACCCGAACCCCAACCGTCCGCTCCATAAACCTCCATGCTACCAGCTGAGCCAACTAGCTCATGAagactttccttttttttttaaagtgatgaGTACCATAGGCGCTGGACCTGTTTGTCAGGCTTTGGACCTCAGTCCCCTTGCACCAGCAGACTTACCCACGTGAGCTTTCCCACTGGCATGCATATCTGATACTGTGGGGTCGGATACACTTGAAAAGACATACATGCTGCTACACCATTTAGACCCTGTCCACATGGCGGAATAAGTAGATACAGTAAATACCTCTTCAAGATTCAatacttttattgtcatatgcacaataaaacaggtagttatgctaggcaatgaaattcttattctgttcattctcccagagaaaagaaagaaagaaaacacaagaaaatgaataagaacgaAAGAAACATtgataccaataaattaagcaacaacaacatagAGACattaaagtgctatgagtgcgTGCGAATCTGCGACAAACAGTTGTGATATTGTATCGAAGTAGATGCTGGATGCCTGATGTTACCATTTTCCCTGGTCAGGATTTGCACCATGAATCAGCAGTGCTACCAGCAGAGTTAGCCTGTTGGCAAACATGCATGATGTTGAGGTGTGTCAATGACAACGGTAGATGGAGGAATAGCAAGGGAATACCAAAGAAGccatttgtttgtctttttcagaAAGAAAAAGAGTAGACCATTGTCAGGCCAAAGCTAGCAACCAGCTACTCCTTTTCTGAACATAAAATTATGGTACCAAGTACCATCAAaaatcaacacacacatacaaagaacaaaaataactcacaaaagaaagaagaaagaaagaagaatgATCTGCCTAGCGTTAGGGAAAGAACACAAATGCTTCTCCGAAATCTGTCCAGCTGGATAGAGTCAACATAACAGGAGAAGTAGGCGCAGGTAGAAGTATAAGAAGCAGGAACTGGACTGAATTGAAAAATGGAAAATCTCTTAACCAGCTGGTGAAGAGGTTTTTATATTGTGCACATTCCCTGCAAGCACCCATAGCCCAAAAGGTAACATGTTGAAATGGGGATCATGTCCAAGAATACATCATCCCCAAATGTCCTGTAAGTACCGTTACTCCTCCCTCAGTGTGCAGTTTTGCACTCTTCAAATTGGATTGCAATTCAAAGCAACCTAAAATGTAACTTCTATGTcgagtaatccctcatttgtcacagttaattggctccagaaccgaccgtgacaagtgaatttccgcgaagtaggattccttatttataaagagAATATTTTTCAAAGTTAAAGCATAGCAAACCTGTGTACGACTTTCGAAATAGGACCTTTAACACTAttaagccctctagacattaccccccccccaccccccgtcaCTCTtttcactcatattacccaatatagtagacataataagagaaaataagacataaaagacataaataaataacacgttagcattgggagagttatctgtttctttttttgctgcgggtacttcctgcagtggctattgtctcatcaattagTAACATTGCTGCCACCTAGTGTCCGATGTGGAATACTACACACATGGCATCTTTAAATGCCATTTTCTGAATGGCTTCTATTTAATTTTAGTTcgattagtcatttttatgtttaaaatgcttcatttacacaaaaaatatgcacattttgcttaaacgtgcatatttttaaactgataataggttgtattcaaccacaaaactatAACGACTGTTAATTTACATATTCGAAAATACCGCGAGAATGAATCCTTTCACCCTGACCAAGATATGAAGCCCAGTCCGCCGTTCCAACGCCAGCAGCATTTTCCACGTATCTACGTATGTAGATGggtctatatatttatatgtatctCCTGCTAAGTAACCATTTTCTGTGAGTTTGTCTGGATGTTACTTTTCACCCTAAGAAGGATAGGAACTCCAGCCCTCTGTTCCACAGTCAGCAGCATTACCCACTGAGCCGGCCAGCCAGTTACACGTgtccaagtgtgtgtgtttatatgcacATACACATCTACTTCTCGGAGGTCGCTGCATGTTATCATTTGCCCTAAGCAGCATATGAACCCCACTCCCGTGTTCTAAAGCCTGCACTATTACCCACTGAGCCATCCGGCCACTTACAGAATACGAAGTTATGTTTCGCTCCATCTTTTCCACTGTTGTTATTGGGACCTCGTTGATCGTGGGGGCCCTAGGAAGGAAATCCAAATTGTAGGCACCAGAGTTTGAGCTTCCCTGGCAGCCTGTCTTGTTGATGCTGGCCAGACTGGTGGTGACGTCTTGCCTTAATACCTGCACCTGGTCTCTGTCCCCGAGGCTTTGCTGTGACACCATCGGAATTGGGTcgtcataataatcataattacaattatgatttattattttgtatgttatgCGTTGGTTACACTGAAAGGAAGGGAAAAAAGTGTTGATAGCTCCTCCGCAAAAAAGGCAGCTAAATCTCTTCTGCTCTCCCACATAATGTGTGCTGCattgaaatgcgtccaagctgaaacggcggttaggctgaactagtGTTCCCCCCACCGGGGAAGCGGTTTTCACAATAATACTGGTTCAGGGAGCCCACAACCGttgccgtgtggatgaaagccTGAAACGTTAAATCCTTGACTTTCCAGCTGAACACGTTCCCGTGTGACGAGGGTTGCTGTTTTCAAAAGGcgggtcaaagatcctctatgtgacaggagcgctctgctgtttgtaaTGTGTTCAATTGACCACAATACATCTTATCCTTTTTACACAACatctttattgttttatttttgtaattacacAATCAtggggtaaaaataaaaataaaaaaaaatttttttttgaaacccctccaccccccccaaggaaaaagaaaaatctgcaCACAACCCCCCACCCATCTTCTCAGCCATCTTCTCTGGTGTTCCTCCTGAAAAACCTGCCTGCCTGTCAGCGATGTAGAAAAATCATGTGGGGAGGGGTTAGCGGCCTGTtaagtactgtgtgtgtgtgtgtgtgtgtgtgtgcgtgtgtgtgtgagagagagtgcGTGAGTGACTAAAAGCATCATCAGCGTTTGCTGTTGTAGTAAATGCCCCCCGTGGCCGGCCTGTGGTCGCcctgcccccctcccccccacacGGACAGAATGGGGTGAGTGTGCATAGCgggagcagagagagagagagacgctgCGGAGACAGTGGGGGGGGCCG encodes:
- the ngdn gene encoding neuroguidin isoform X2; protein product: MASHVDNDLIESDLPKAVELFNTLTEQVAAVTRHVQELLTKVKGGAFNTSKGLSFLDLRYHLLLFYLQDLTHLISIKTEGGKIKESEALNRLVTIRTVLEKMRPLDHKLKYQIDKLVRTAVTGSLAENDPLQLRPNPENLMSKLSDSESEDEEENKVSEKKAARATDRKYLPPKIAAVHYDGDMTEADKQKAQVERQKRAALRSSVIQELRQQYSDAPEEIRERRDFQSERESREELHRKTYEESMMVRLNVPKREKNSKKRRLMAMSGQLSGITHFGDITALTGGEGGQDGDNLRPKKKKKLMKKNTKRKAFKKHR
- the ngdn gene encoding neuroguidin isoform X1; the protein is MCVVSLRRRRHHFDKLRLQSARKSMTSPVSVLAKIVYYKDLIESDLPKAVELFNTLTEQVAAVTRHVQELLTKVKGGAFNTSKGLSFLDLRYHLLLFYLQDLTHLISIKTEGGKIKESEALNRLVTIRTVLEKMRPLDHKLKYQIDKLVRTAVTGSLAENDPLQLRPNPENLMSKLSDSESEDEEENKVSEKKAARATDRKYLPPKIAAVHYDGDMTEADKQKAQVERQKRAALRSSVIQELRQQYSDAPEEIRERRDFQSERESREELHRKTYEESMMVRLNVPKREKNSKKRRLMAMSGQLSGITHFGDITALTGGEGGQDGDNLRPKKKKKLMKKNTKRKAFKKHR